A stretch of the Schistocerca serialis cubense isolate TAMUIC-IGC-003099 chromosome 2, iqSchSeri2.2, whole genome shotgun sequence genome encodes the following:
- the LOC126456433 gene encoding pyruvate kinase-like, which produces MEGEPTAGGDEEGILPIQTKSAFADSILDHLTNLSVRSDIATEKLTAIICTLGPASAQPAVLDEMLEAGMNIARMNFSHGSHEYHANTVKLVREAVARYSRRIGLRWPVAIALDTRGPEIRTGLLEGGASAELELVQGEKIKLTTNDEFAEASNINSVYVDYNNITNVVKPGDRVFVDDGLLSLIVKQIEGNEVHCEIENGGKLGSRKGVNLPGVPVDLPGVSEKDTADLRFGVEQGVDMIFASFIRNAQTVQDVRDVLGEDGKSILIISKIENQQGIDNVDEIIEASDGIMIARGDMGIEIPPQKVFLAQKAIIAKCNRIGKPVACATQMLESMTSHPRATRAESSDVANAILDGADLVMLSGESAKGKFPIVCVRTMAAICREAEAAVWSKQLCTELSFDIAPPTDPMHATALGAVEMARLSKAAMIVVLTVSGRSAHLVARYRPRCPIVTITRYAQVARQANLYRGIIPLIYQAQPKEDWIEDQNDRIDFAIDFGKQRGFVEEGSAVVIVAGWRPGSGYTNTLRLKYILSEVEE; this is translated from the coding sequence ATGGAGGGTGAACCCACAGCAGGAGGAGATGAGGAGGGTATCCTGCCTATACAAACcaaatcagcatttgcagattCTATTCTTGACCATCTGACAAATTTAAGTGTACGATCAGATATAGCTACCGAAAAATTAACGGCGATCATATGTACCTTGGGACCCGCATCGGCTCAGCCTGCTGTATTAGATGAAATGTTAGAAGCTGGAATGAATATAGCTCGCATGAATTTCTCACACGGTTCTCACGAGTATCATGCAAATACCGTTAAACTGGTGCGTGAAGCTGTTGCTAGATACAGCAGACGTATTGGGTTAAGGTGGCCTGTTGCAATAGCATTAGACACGCGTGGACCAGAGATTCGCACTGGTCTCCTCGAAGGTGGAGCTTCAGCAGAACTTGAGTTagtccaaggagaaaaaataaaacttactACCAACGACGAATTTGCTGAAGCAAGCAACATTAATTCTGTATACGTAGATTACAACAACATTACGAACGTTGTGAAGCCTGGAGATAGAGTTTTTGTCGATGATGGACTCTTATCACTCATTGTGAAGCAAATCGAAGGTAACGAAGTGCATTGTGAAATAGAAAACGGAGGCAAATTAGGAAGCCGTAAAGGCGTGAATCTTCCAGGAGTTCCTGTTGACCTACCTGGAGTGTCTGAGAAAGACACAGCTGACCTTCGTTTCGGTGTGGAGCAAGGAGTGGACATGATATTCGCGTCTTTCATTCGAAATGCGCAGACAGTGCAAGACGTACGTGATGTACTAGGAGAGGATGGTAaaagtattttaattatttcaaagaTAGAAAATCAACAGGGTATTGACAATGTAGATGAAATAATCGAAGCTTCTGACGGCATCATGATCGCACGTGGAGATATGGGTATAGAAATACCACCACAAAAAGTGTTTCTAGCTCAGAAAGCCATAATTGCGAAATGTAACCGAATAGGTAAACCAGTTGCATGTGCAACTCAGATGCTGGAATCAATGACAAGTCACCCAAGAGCAACACGTGCTGAATCTTCTGACGTGGCAAATGCAATCTTAGATGGAGCTGATCTAGTGATGCTTTCAGGTGAGAGTGCAAAAGGAAAGTTTCCTATAGTCTGTGTTCGTACAATGGCAGCAATCTGCCGCGAAGCAGAGGCCGCTGTCTGGTCGAAACAGCTGTGCACTGAACTAAGTTTTGATATCGCGCCTCCAACAGACCCAATGCATGCCACAGCTCTAGGTGCTGTAGAAATGGCGCGTCTTTCTAAAGCAGCAATGATTGTGGTGTTGACTGTATCTGGAAGGTCTGCTCATTTGGTGGCCAGATACAGGCCTCGCTGTCCTATAGTTACCATAACACGTTATGCACAAGTTGCCCGTCAAGCTAACTTGTACCGTGGCATAATACCACTCATTTATCAGGCTCAACCGAAAGAAGACTGGATTGAAGATCAAAATGATCGCATAGATTTTGCTATCGACTTCGGAAAGCAACGAGGGTTTGTAGAAGAGGGAAGTGCAGTGGTTATTGTTGCGGGCTGGCGTCCAGGATCTGGTTACACTAACACATTGCGTCTCAAGTACATTCTTTCAGAAGTTGAAGAATAA